In one Zymoseptoria tritici IPO323 chromosome 10, whole genome shotgun sequence genomic region, the following are encoded:
- a CDS encoding gamma tubulin complex associated-like protein (Similar to gamma tubulin complex associated protein) has translation MERHIDRGLPFLIGDPWQSPRFPESLDLDESSIFPPLDVTVRPLGKAADDETPHFTFQEDLLPFPDLDHVGDGPLERPDDLPQNNLSEHDTEIDLWKIDEAIAQSTSLHTWECFDGKDVCDSQATAFLSEASQSAFDAAADLQSKHVGVLPQDFVSRAMCNLAVGRPSSLFGWDSSEKKYKTNLPGASISGFTEMCSNKAAEAIMDMGNCITRLRQFRDENLPRSRSFPALRAMKHCVALILDAIDESVSTGLASIESLLQLRHLLERPHSVLAVLYELVSTCETCLSEGSFISMVSDRVCDLANTGHDCHAIIYCVLTKISAPWLERLSMDIGLCDPATATLDAGLDHVPDNREHTQGFLELADLDLIHETRAATRLLREVAPTCPLLGSTAPECLQAYASFADAASSAEKAARTARCYEARMIQALAASPSPEPQLLAIHAQTTSYPPPAEQDSWLNPEGNEDYIARSASLMSCAIVDGNQTQGDELIRQVTLACHDQSATSLNHTSGLTTEVSSSLMDRVRPMIATQHRLVNGVLLRSMLREHHLREHLEVQRAHQLFGSGDFLTRLSTALFSPDAQSAERKRGVIPTGEVLGLRLGASSDQRWPPASSELRLTLADVLQATQNPRPSSRASKNTGHQDAAFPISFAIRELSEEEIDRALDVQSVHALDFLRLQYDPTTPINAVLNSESLLSYDAIFRFLLKLVRQIYVTTNLPRDSFGSHARKAAIFAHRSRHFISVLLTHTMDLGIDAPWRQFLWSIDQVERNLAEEDAAGEIGSRTSMTIDGLRSLHISCLERIRNRLYLRKKHEKVRLAMEKVFTAILRCAALLTASGEVNAGDFETELAAFNSSNEQFLSVLQQSIEKSSKTVLKADAEDAEIGRILLSRLQWRKNE, from the coding sequence ATGGAGCGTCACATCGACCGTGGCTTGCCTTTTCTCATAGGAGACCCGTGGCAGTCACCACGATTTCCGGAGAGCCTCGACCTGGATGAAAGCAGCATTTTTCCTCCTCTGGACGTTACAGTTCGGCCATTGGGAAAGgctgcggacgacgagacaCCGCACTTCACTTTTCAAGAAGACCTGCTTCCGTTCCCAGATCTCGACCATGTAGGCGACGGTCCTTTGGAACGGCCCGACGACTTGCCTCAAAACAATCTCTCCGAGCACGACACGGAGATTGATCTCTGGAAGATTGACGAGGCTATAGCGCAATCGACGAGTCTTCACACCTGGGAATGCTTCGATGGTAAAGATGTTTGCGATTCTCAAGCCACGGCGTTCCTCTCCGAAGCCAGCCAGTCCGCCTTTGATGCTGCCGCAGACCTTCAATCCAAGCATGTTGGTGTGCTCCCCCAGGACTTCGTCTCGCGAGCGATGTGCAACCTTGCGGTCGGTCGACCATCGTCTCTGTTCGGATGGGACTCGTCAGAGAAGAAGTACAAAACAAATCTGCCTGGAGCATCCATATCAGGCTTCACCGAGATGTGCTCAAACAAAGCGGCCGAGGCGATCATGGATATGGGTAACTGCATCACGCGGCTCCGTCAGTTCCGAGATGAGAACTTGCCTCGTTCACGCTCTTTCCCGGCTTTACGTGCTATGAAACATTGTGTGGCACTCATTCTGGACGCCATCGATGAGAGCGTATCCACTGGATTAGCAAGCATCGAGTCTCTTCTGCAGCTGCGACATCTCCTTGAACGACCGCACAGCGTTCTAGCTGTGCTGTATGAACTTGTTAGCACGTGTGAGACTTGCCTCTCCGAGGGGAGCTTCATCTCTATGGTTTCGGATCGTGTGTGTGACCTGGCTAATACAGGGCACGATTGTCACGCCATTATCTATTGTGTTCTGACAAAAATCAGCGCCCCATGGCTAGAGCGTTTATCGATGGATATCGGCCTCTGCGATCCCGCAACAGCAACGCTCGACGCCGGTCTCGATCATGTCCCGGACAATCGCGAGCACACTCAAGGATTTCTAGAACTGGCCGACCTCGACCTTATCCATGAGACCAGAGCCGCAACCCGCTTGCTCCGTGAAGTGGCGCCTACATGTCCGCTGTTGGGTAGCACCGCTCCCGAGTGCCTTCAGGCCTATGCAAGCTTTGCCGATGCTGCTTCCAGCGCTGAGAAGGCGGCCCGCACTGCAAGATGCTACGAGGCGCGTATGATACAAGCTTTGGCTGCATCGCCTTCACCAGAACCTCAACTACTAGCGATACATGCGCAAACGACATCATATCCGCCGCCAGCCGAGCAGGATAGTTGGCTCAATCCAGAAGGCAATGAAGACTACATAGCGCGGTCAGCTAGCCTGATGTCCTGTGCCATCGTTGACGGCAACCAAACTCAAGGTGACGAGCTTATCAGACAGGTCACACTGGCTTGCCATGATCAATCCGCTACATCTTTAAATCATACATCCGGCCTGACCACGGAAGTGTCCTCCTCCCTCATGGACCGAGTAAGGCCCATGATAGCGACGCAGCACAGGCTAGTCAATGGCGTTCTGCTGCGATCAATGTTGCGAGAGCATCACTTGCGAGAGCACCTCGAAGTGCAGCGCGCACACCAACTGTTCGGAAGCGGCGACTTTCTGACTCGACTCTCGACCGCACTATTCAGCCCAGATGCACAGTCCGCCGAAAGGAAACGCGGTGTGATACCAACGGGCGAAGTGCTAGGCTTGAGGCTCGGCGCATCTTCAGATCAACGCTGGCCGCCCGCAAGCTCAGAATTGCGGTTGACATTGGCCGATGTACTCCAAGCCACCCAAAACCCTCGACCCTCCTCAAGGGCATCAAAGAACACAGGTCATCAAGATGCGGCCTTTCCAATCAGCTTCGCCATCCGCGAACTATCCGAGGAAGAAATCGACCGCGCCCTCGACGTCCAGTCAGTCCACGCCCTCGACTTTCTCCGTCTCCAGTACGATCCCACAACCCCGATCAACGCAGTCCTGAATTCAGAGAGTCTTCTCAGCTACGATGCCATCTTCCGATTCCTACTGAAGCTTGTCCGGCAAATCTACGTGACCACAAACTTACCGCGGGATAGCTTCGGCTCGCACGCTCGCAAAGCGGCGATCTTTGCGCATCGCTCTCGTCATTTTATCTCTGTCCTACTGACGCATACAATGGACCTTGGAATCGATGCGCCATGGAGGCAATTCCTGTGGTCAATTGATCAAGTGGAGCGAAACCTagcggaagaagatgcgGCAGGAGAAATCGGTAGCAGAACATCGATGACCATCGATGGACTGCGAAGTCTGCACATCTCTTGCCTGGAACGGATCAGAAACCGATTGTACTTGAGAAAAAAGCATGAGAAGGTGCGACTTGCGATGGAGAAGGTCTTTACCGCCATCTTGAGGTGTGCTGCTCTGCTGACCGCATCTGGCGAGGTAAACGCAGGGGACTTCGAGACAGAGCTGGCAGCTTTCAACTCGTCTAACGAGCAGTTCCTGAGCGTCTTACAGCAGTCGATTGAGAAGTCCTCGAAGACGGTATTGAAGGCGGATGCGGAGGACGCTGAGATCGGCAGGATCCTGCTTTCAAGGTTACAATGGCGAAAAAATGAGTGA
- a CDS encoding MFS transporter (Major facilitator superfamily, membrane localised) produces MSVGKYLATRISSLKPPMDKVENPFKLLCLLNRKQWKFFLCSFFAWTWDAFDFFTVSLTVTDLAETFGKTKKDITWGITLVLMFRSVGAITFGLASDRYGRKWPFVVNNILFIVLEMGTGFCNTYKQFLAVRALFGIAMGGLYGNVAAMALEDCPQKARGIISGMLQQGYAFGYLLATVFARAFVNTTPHGWRPLYWFGSAVPVLIIIFRLFLGETDAYNERVRIRESGDNIGKTFVKEGKIALKKHWTLLIYMVLLMAGFNFMSHGSQDLYPTMLTNQYNFSPNAVTVTQVVANLGAITGGTTIGYLSQTFGRRFSIIVVCILGGALLYPYSFVSNERIMAAAFFEQFCVQGAWGVIPIHLMELSPGSLRAFVVGTSYQLGNLASSASSTIEATIGEKFPLPPKIEANGKKVPRDEYGKVICIFMACVFVYVILLTLLGPERRGRSLDAADDEDLAEAAGPDAVEKARHGAIREGSDSDEAKVGGEFNARRDSQ; encoded by the exons ATGTCGGTGGGCAAATACCTGGCCACCCGCATCTCATCGCTCAAGCCGCCGATGGACAAGGTCGAGAATCCCTTCAAGCTCCTCTGTCTGCTGAATCGAAAGCAATGGAAGTTCTTTCTATGCTCGTTCTTCGCGTGGACTTGGGATGCCTTTGACTTCTTCACCGTGTCGCTTACTGTGACGGATTTGGCTGAGACGTTTGGCAAGACCAAGAAGGACATCACTTGGGGTATCACGCTCGTCCTGATGTTTCGGTCTGTTGGAGCGATCACATTCGGTCTTGCTTCTGATCGATATGGACGCAAGTG GCCTTTTGTTG TGAACaacatcctcttcatcgttCTGGAGATGGGCACCGGCTTCTGCAACACATACAAGCAATTCCTCGCTGTCCGTGCTCTCTTCGGAATTGCCATGGGCGGACTGTACGGCAACGTCGCTGCGATGGCTCTCGAAGACTGTCCGCAAAAGGCCAGAGGCATCATCTCCGGCATGCTCCAACAGGGTTATGCATTTGGCTACCTCCTCGCAACCGTATTTGCTCGTGCTTTCGTCAACACCACGCCTCATGGCTGGAGGCCTCTATACTGGTTTGGCTCCGCCGTGCCAGTTCTTATCATCATCTTCCGTCTATTCCTGGGCGAGACAGACGCTTACAATGAGCGCGTACGAATCCGCGAAAGCGGCGACAACATCGGCAAGACATTCGTCAAGGAAGGCAAAATTGCTTTGAAGAAGCACTGGACGCTGCTCATATACATGGTCCTGCTAATGGCAGGCTTCAATTTCATGTCCCATGGCTCTCAGGATCTTTATCCAACCATGCTTACGAACCAGTACAACTTCTCGCCAAACGCCGTGACCGTCACACAGGTTGTAGCAAACCTCGGAGCTATTACTGGCGGTACCACGATTGGATACCTCAGCCAGACATTTGGACGTCGCTTCTCCATCATTGTTGTCTGCATCCTCGGTGGAGCATTACTTTATCCCTACTCATTTGTCTCTAATGAACGGATCATGGCTGCGGCATTCTTCGAGCAATTCT GTGTCCAGGGAGCATGGGGTGTGATTCCCATTCACTTGATGGAATTGAGTCCTGGCAGCTTGCGGGCTTTCGTCGTCGGTACATCTTATCAGCTCGGCAACCTCGCCTcatcggcttcctcgacgaTCGAGGCCACTATTGGAGAGAAGTTCCCCCTGCCACCTAAGATCGAGGCGAATGGAAAGAAAGTGCCGCGAGATGAGTATGGAAAGG TCATCTGCATTTTCATGGCTTGCGTCTTTGTCTACGTGATTCTGCTCACTTTGCTCGGTCCTGAAAGGCGTGGACGGAGTCTGGACGCCGCTGATGACGAGGACTTGGCCGAAGCGGCTGGCCCCGATGCTGTTGAGAAGGCGAGGCATGGCGCGATTCGTGAGGGATCCGATAGTGACGAAGCCAAAGTTGGAGGAGAGTTCAATGCCAGGAGGGACTCGCAGTAG